Proteins co-encoded in one Melioribacteraceae bacterium genomic window:
- a CDS encoding rod shape-determining protein: protein MGIFDLFSTDVAIDLGTANTLIYIKGKGIVLNEPSIVAFDRNTKRIIELGNKAKEMQGREHREIRVTRPMRDGVIADFEIAEGMIRAFIKRVTPNTFASKRIVIAVPSGVTEVEKRAVRDAAEHAGAKEVHLVAEPMAAAIGIGVDVEAPVGNMIIDIGGGTTEIAVIALAGIVNEESIRIAGDEMNNAIMQFFKKNYNLLIGERTAEAIKCEVGSAVPLKEEVTIQVKGRDLVGGIPKTAEVSSVEIREALNENVAQIVDAIKQTLERTPPELSADILDRGVMITGGGALLKGLDERIRMETNLPVHVADDPLTAVVRGAGKAIENLNKYSKVFIRKRTY, encoded by the coding sequence ATGGGAATTTTTGATCTCTTCTCAACTGATGTTGCAATTGATCTTGGCACTGCCAATACATTAATCTACATTAAAGGAAAAGGAATTGTCTTAAACGAACCGTCGATTGTAGCTTTCGACCGGAATACTAAACGGATTATCGAGCTTGGGAATAAAGCAAAGGAAATGCAGGGTAGAGAACACCGGGAAATACGTGTTACTCGTCCCATGCGCGATGGCGTTATTGCCGATTTTGAAATTGCCGAAGGAATGATAAGAGCTTTTATTAAAAGGGTTACTCCCAATACATTCGCAAGTAAAAGGATTGTTATCGCTGTTCCTAGCGGCGTTACTGAAGTTGAAAAACGTGCTGTCCGCGATGCCGCCGAACATGCTGGCGCTAAAGAGGTTCATCTGGTTGCCGAACCTATGGCTGCCGCTATTGGCATTGGCGTGGATGTTGAAGCTCCTGTCGGCAATATGATAATCGACATTGGAGGCGGAACTACAGAAATTGCTGTAATCGCCCTCGCAGGTATTGTGAATGAAGAATCGATCAGGATTGCAGGCGATGAAATGAATAATGCCATTATGCAGTTCTTTAAGAAAAATTATAATCTCCTTATCGGCGAAAGAACTGCTGAAGCAATTAAATGTGAAGTCGGTTCTGCAGTACCCCTCAAAGAGGAAGTTACAATTCAGGTGAAAGGGCGCGACCTCGTCGGAGGAATCCCCAAAACCGCTGAAGTCAGTTCTGTAGAAATACGCGAAGCTCTTAATGAAAATGTGGCGCAGATTGTAGATGCAATTAAACAGACTCTCGAAAGAACTCCTCCGGAATTAAGCGCCGATATTCTGGATCGCGGCGTAATGATTACCGGCGGCGGTGCTCTGCTTAAAGGCCTCGATGAAAGAATTAGAATGGAAACAAACCTGCCTGTGCATGTAGCCGATGATCCTCTAACTGCTGTTGTTAGAGGCGCCGGTAAAGCAATAGAAAACTTAAACAAATACTCAAAGGTCTTTATCCGTAAAAGAACTTACTAA
- the hpnD gene encoding presqualene diphosphate synthase HpnD — MAEDNSKQIAKESKSSFYYAFSLLSPQKRDAMNAVYAFCRKTDDIVDEDYGPDDLKYERLRKWRIEFEKSLSGKSDYPLLNKVAAIIKQFNIPLEHFFELIIGMEMDLKRKRYLSFDDLVEYCYRVASTVGLMCIEIFGYKNKSTRDYAVNLGLAMQLTNIIRDVGKDSEAGRIYIPQQDLKRFSYSEDELLAKNYNPNFRSLMTYEAERARHYFSRANESLDFEDKPSMFPARAMQHIYTNLLQKIEKSDYDVLNKRIKVGKVEKAAISIGVWAKYSLVY, encoded by the coding sequence ATGGCAGAAGATAATTCAAAACAAATAGCGAAAGAAAGCAAAAGCAGTTTCTATTATGCTTTCAGTCTACTGTCTCCTCAGAAAAGAGATGCTATGAATGCTGTTTATGCTTTCTGCAGAAAAACTGATGATATTGTTGATGAGGATTACGGCCCTGATGACCTTAAATATGAAAGACTCCGGAAGTGGAGAATAGAATTTGAAAAATCTCTATCTGGCAAATCCGATTATCCGTTGTTAAATAAAGTCGCTGCAATTATAAAACAGTTCAACATACCTCTCGAGCATTTCTTCGAACTGATCATCGGTATGGAAATGGATCTCAAACGCAAACGCTACCTTAGCTTTGACGACCTTGTTGAATACTGTTACCGGGTTGCCTCAACTGTCGGTTTAATGTGTATAGAAATCTTCGGCTATAAGAATAAATCGACCAGGGATTATGCCGTTAATCTGGGACTGGCAATGCAGCTTACAAATATTATCAGGGATGTGGGTAAAGATTCCGAAGCCGGAAGGATTTATATCCCGCAGCAGGATCTGAAAAGATTTTCTTATTCGGAAGACGAGCTTCTGGCTAAAAATTATAATCCGAATTTCCGTTCACTTATGACTTATGAAGCTGAAAGGGCCAGGCATTATTTTTCCAGGGCGAATGAGTCTCTCGATTTTGAAGACAAACCTTCAATGTTTCCTGCCCGAGCTATGCAGCATATCTATACCAACCTGCTTCAGAAAATTGAAAAATCTGATTACGATGTTCTAAATAAACGCATTAAAGTCGGCAAAGTTGAAAAAGCGGCAATATCAATCGGGGTATGGGCTAAATACAGTCTAGTATACTAA
- a CDS encoding CTP synthase has protein sequence MPFKKKVKYIFVTGGVVSSLGKGITAASIGLLLKLRGYSVTIQKFDPYINVDPGTMNPFQHGEVYVTDDGAETDLDLGHYERFLDVDMSRANNTTTGQVYNEVITRERRGDFLGATVQVIPHITDEIKRRMKHLGDSGKYDIIITEIGGTVGDIESLPFIEAMRQIMLEMGRKNAISVHVTLVPYISSAGEMKTKPTQHSVKNLLELGIQPNILVCRSEGKLAKEIREKIALFTNVPSEAVFSAHDCSTIYEVPLVLFNQNLDRVILDRLKLPDINIHLDEWSRFVESIKHSEGVLKIAVCGKYIENKDAYKSISEAFVHAGAENGVKVSADFISAEEIEDKGADSILKNYDGLLIPGGFGERGIEGKISAIKYARENKIPFFGICLGLQCAVIEYARNVCGLKKANSAEFTKNNSFNVIHIMPEQIKVKIKGGSMRLGAYPCILKKKTLAYDAYRKPKISERHRHRYEVNNKFRDQLESKGMVFSGLSPDGQLVEMIEISDHPWFVGCQFHPELKSRATNAHPLFREFIKAALEFSKRK, from the coding sequence ATGCCCTTCAAAAAGAAAGTTAAGTATATATTCGTTACCGGTGGTGTTGTTTCCTCTCTTGGTAAAGGAATTACCGCCGCTTCAATTGGACTGCTTTTAAAACTTCGCGGCTACAGTGTAACAATTCAAAAGTTCGATCCTTACATAAACGTTGATCCCGGTACTATGAATCCTTTTCAGCACGGCGAGGTTTATGTTACAGACGACGGCGCGGAAACAGATCTTGATCTCGGTCACTACGAAAGATTCCTCGATGTTGATATGTCCAGGGCTAACAACACTACAACCGGACAGGTTTACAACGAGGTTATAACGCGTGAAAGAAGAGGGGATTTCCTCGGTGCTACCGTCCAGGTTATTCCCCATATCACCGATGAAATTAAAAGAAGAATGAAACATCTCGGTGACTCCGGCAAGTACGACATCATTATAACAGAAATAGGCGGTACTGTTGGCGACATTGAATCGCTTCCATTCATCGAAGCGATGCGCCAGATTATGCTCGAAATGGGACGTAAGAATGCCATAAGTGTTCATGTAACACTGGTCCCCTATATCTCATCTGCCGGTGAAATGAAAACCAAACCGACACAGCACAGTGTAAAAAATCTTCTTGAACTCGGAATCCAACCTAATATTCTCGTCTGCAGATCAGAAGGAAAACTTGCTAAGGAAATTAGAGAGAAAATTGCTCTTTTTACGAACGTTCCGTCAGAAGCTGTCTTTTCCGCACACGATTGTTCAACAATTTATGAAGTCCCGCTTGTTCTATTTAATCAGAATTTGGACCGTGTTATTCTCGACCGTTTAAAACTGCCCGATATAAATATTCACCTTGATGAATGGAGCAGATTTGTTGAGTCGATAAAGCATTCTGAAGGGGTTCTTAAGATCGCTGTCTGCGGAAAATATATTGAAAATAAGGATGCTTACAAGAGCATTTCCGAAGCTTTTGTACATGCCGGTGCCGAGAACGGTGTTAAGGTTTCTGCGGATTTTATAAGCGCGGAAGAGATTGAAGATAAAGGCGCGGATTCTATTCTTAAAAATTACGACGGACTTCTTATACCCGGAGGTTTCGGTGAAAGAGGAATTGAAGGAAAAATCTCCGCAATTAAATATGCCAGGGAAAATAAAATTCCGTTCTTCGGAATTTGTCTGGGACTTCAATGTGCTGTTATTGAGTATGCCCGTAATGTTTGCGGATTGAAAAAAGCAAACAGTGCCGAGTTTACTAAAAATAATTCGTTCAATGTTATCCATATTATGCCTGAACAGATTAAAGTTAAGATTAAAGGCGGATCGATGAGGCTCGGTGCTTATCCTTGTATCCTTAAAAAGAAAACTCTCGCATATGATGCTTACAGAAAACCCAAAATCTCTGAAAGGCACAGGCATCGTTACGAGGTTAATAATAAATTCCGGGATCAGCTTGAATCGAAAGGAATGGTTTTCAGCGGGCTCTCCCCTGATGGACAATTAGTTGAGATGATTGAAATTTCAGACCATCCCTGGTTCGTAGGATGCCAGTTTCATCCGGAATTAAAATCAAGAGCCACAAACGCGCATCCGCTTTTCAGAGAATTTATTAAAGCTGCTTTAGAGTTTTCGAAAAGGAAATAA
- a CDS encoding DUF3808 domain-containing protein, translating to MKKYFIISLLLFLLIQNCVIPQGLQSLVNQGLAKAYNMELEAAEKIYNRIIDQYPEEPHGYYLISQIYYWTYLGSKDKGEYQVFSRFAELAEEKINRILDQDEKNVRITYMAGNLASFRAMANATHESSVDAFWASKNAVSNLEKALELNPKFYDAYLGLGLFDYAMSFVPEFLKWAVNLTGLTSDKERGLRYIKLAYNKGTSGTTEAAFHLSKIYTDYLADYDSAYFYIQQIIPKYPKNTLFHYQYAVSLIKGKELDRAIQPLNTVIRLNNKRFPQVTALAHYRKGEVYFKKNQFKSAIKEYELFLDLSKDLDFTGIAALNIALSHKMLGNEEEYKKYINLASDGNPDLYEDSYAQLKSEIFSNREVDETDLKLVRFKNMIDSGRSKSAYDSLKVLIPSIDNNDQKGLALAYLSESAFNIKKYPESVDAAEMILTLRFVNEKWMIPYSFYIQARANWVVGAKNEARELIARAESENKYEKQDYLQSLVENLKRKLKRP from the coding sequence TTGAAAAAGTATTTTATAATCTCGCTCCTTCTCTTTCTTCTGATTCAGAATTGTGTTATTCCCCAGGGATTACAATCCTTAGTCAATCAGGGTCTTGCTAAAGCATATAATATGGAGCTTGAAGCTGCGGAAAAAATCTATAACAGGATTATCGACCAATACCCAGAAGAACCGCATGGATATTATTTGATTTCTCAGATCTATTACTGGACATATCTGGGATCGAAGGATAAAGGTGAATACCAGGTCTTCTCCCGCTTCGCAGAATTGGCCGAAGAAAAAATAAACAGAATACTCGATCAGGATGAGAAGAATGTCCGGATTACTTATATGGCGGGGAATCTGGCATCTTTCAGGGCTATGGCTAATGCTACTCATGAATCTTCAGTGGATGCATTCTGGGCAAGCAAAAATGCCGTTAGCAATCTTGAAAAAGCTCTGGAACTTAATCCGAAATTTTATGACGCATATCTCGGTTTGGGTCTTTTCGACTATGCTATGAGTTTCGTCCCGGAGTTTTTAAAGTGGGCGGTTAATCTGACAGGATTAACTTCGGATAAAGAGCGCGGACTCCGTTACATTAAGCTTGCTTATAACAAAGGCACATCGGGTACTACGGAAGCCGCATTTCATCTATCAAAAATTTATACCGATTACCTTGCCGATTATGATAGCGCCTACTTCTATATCCAGCAGATAATTCCTAAATACCCTAAGAATACTCTTTTCCATTATCAGTATGCAGTCTCCTTGATAAAGGGAAAAGAACTCGATAGAGCTATCCAGCCGCTGAATACGGTTATCCGTCTTAATAATAAAAGATTCCCTCAGGTAACTGCACTGGCGCATTACAGGAAAGGGGAAGTCTATTTTAAAAAGAATCAGTTCAAGTCGGCAATTAAAGAATATGAATTATTCCTCGATCTCTCCAAAGACCTCGATTTTACAGGCATCGCAGCACTTAATATCGCGCTCAGTCATAAGATGCTCGGTAATGAAGAAGAATATAAGAAATACATCAATCTCGCCTCCGACGGTAATCCGGATCTCTACGAGGATTCCTATGCTCAGCTCAAAAGCGAAATCTTTTCGAATCGCGAAGTTGATGAAACGGATCTGAAACTGGTTCGTTTTAAAAATATGATCGATAGCGGCCGAAGCAAGTCTGCATACGATTCATTAAAAGTATTGATTCCTTCAATTGATAATAATGATCAGAAGGGTCTTGCGCTTGCTTATTTGAGCGAATCGGCTTTCAATATTAAGAAATATCCCGAATCGGTTGACGCTGCCGAAATGATCCTTACTTTGAGGTTTGTTAATGAAAAATGGATGATTCCTTATTCATTTTATATTCAGGCACGTGCTAATTGGGTCGTCGGCGCTAAAAATGAAGCAAGAGAGTTAATTGCCAGAGCCGAATCCGAAAACAAGTACGAGAAACAGGACTATCTTCAGTCTCTCGTCGAAAACCTTAAAAGAAAACTAAAACGTCCCTGA
- a CDS encoding citrate (Si)-synthase has protein sequence MSGLKQKLQEKIQLEKPRTEKLVKEFGNVKVDEVNIGQIIGGMRDIKSLVTDVSYLDPHEGIRFRGLTIPEVFEKLPKVPGNEMPSVEGFFYFLLTGDMPTEKEVEEVSEEFNSRKKIPDYVFNILKSMPADSHPMTMFSAAILSMNKDSIFVKKYHEGVKKNVYWEYYYEDAMNLLAKLPEIAAFIYRLKYRNGNIIPPDPKLDFGGNFAHMMGIAKPYDEVARMYFILHSDHESGNVSAHTGHLVASALSDMYYAISAMLNGLAGPLHGLANEEVLRWLHGVMDSMGGKVPTEQEMKNFVYETLKTGVIPGFGHAVLRKTDPRYMAQREFCLKHLPDDTLFKYVDLLFKVVPPILLEQGKAKNPWPNVDAQSGVIQWYYGVKEYEFYTVLFGIGRALGVCSNIIWARALGYPIERPKSLTTKMLEDVAFGKK, from the coding sequence ATGTCCGGATTAAAACAAAAGCTTCAAGAAAAAATTCAGCTTGAAAAACCTCGTACCGAAAAACTGGTTAAGGAGTTTGGTAATGTTAAAGTAGACGAAGTTAACATTGGTCAGATTATCGGAGGAATGAGGGATATTAAAAGCCTTGTTACGGATGTCTCCTATCTCGATCCTCATGAAGGAATTCGTTTCCGCGGTTTGACTATTCCTGAGGTTTTTGAGAAACTACCCAAGGTTCCCGGCAATGAAATGCCGTCAGTTGAAGGCTTCTTTTATTTTCTTCTGACCGGTGATATGCCGACAGAAAAAGAAGTTGAGGAAGTAAGTGAAGAATTTAATTCCAGGAAGAAAATTCCGGATTATGTCTTCAATATTTTGAAATCAATGCCTGCTGATTCTCATCCAATGACTATGTTCTCAGCTGCAATTCTTTCGATGAATAAAGATTCAATCTTCGTTAAGAAGTATCATGAAGGCGTAAAGAAGAATGTCTATTGGGAGTATTATTACGAAGACGCTATGAATCTTCTGGCAAAACTTCCTGAAATTGCGGCATTTATATATAGACTTAAATATCGTAACGGTAACATTATTCCTCCGGATCCGAAATTAGATTTCGGCGGAAACTTTGCTCACATGATGGGCATAGCCAAACCGTACGACGAAGTTGCAAGAATGTACTTTATTCTTCACAGCGATCATGAAAGCGGTAACGTCAGCGCTCATACAGGTCATCTCGTCGCAAGCGCTCTATCAGATATGTACTATGCTATCAGTGCGATGTTAAATGGCCTGGCCGGTCCTCTGCACGGTCTTGCAAACGAAGAGGTTCTTCGCTGGCTCCACGGTGTTATGGATTCCATGGGAGGCAAAGTTCCTACAGAACAGGAAATGAAGAACTTTGTTTATGAAACTTTGAAAACGGGTGTTATCCCCGGATTCGGACATGCGGTTCTAAGGAAGACAGATCCCCGGTATATGGCGCAGAGAGAATTCTGCCTCAAACATCTGCCCGATGATACTCTGTTTAAATACGTCGATCTTCTCTTCAAAGTAGTTCCTCCAATTCTTTTAGAGCAGGGAAAAGCCAAGAATCCATGGCCGAATGTTGATGCTCAATCCGGCGTTATTCAGTGGTACTACGGTGTAAAGGAATATGAATTCTATACGGTTCTCTTCGGTATCGGAAGAGCTCTCGGTGTTTGCTCCAATATTATCTGGGCAAGGGCTCTCGGATATCCGATCGAAAGGCCGAAATCCCTTACTACCAAAATGCTCGAAGATGTTGCCTTCGGTAAGAAATAA
- a CDS encoding lytic transglycosylase domain-containing protein codes for MDRKLVYVIGSLIVFVIISGIIIIQKISSLEKETPREVIVHMEKDHRELIPSIPDKMDFCGEAVPFQDFDVLERMERELLVNAHWSSSTILNIKRANRWFPVIEPILKRYGIPDDFKYLAVIESNLTNVVSPAGAAGFWQLMAPVAKEYGLEVNDKIDERFNIEKATVAACRYLEKAFNKYGNWTMAAASYNFGMNGIDKQIGRQKSRNYYNLYLVEETNRFVFRLLAIKEILSNPGKYGFFIEEDQLYKPIATKEVIVKREIKDLAGFASAQGINYKILKIFNPWLRDNHLPNRSGKAYSVLIPLESEIELIEE; via the coding sequence ATGGATAGAAAACTGGTGTATGTTATTGGATCCCTGATTGTTTTCGTTATAATCAGCGGTATCATAATTATTCAAAAAATTTCATCTTTGGAAAAGGAAACTCCGAGAGAAGTAATTGTTCACATGGAAAAAGACCATCGGGAATTAATCCCTTCTATTCCGGATAAAATGGATTTTTGCGGAGAAGCAGTTCCGTTTCAGGATTTTGATGTTTTAGAAAGAATGGAGAGAGAACTGCTTGTAAACGCGCATTGGTCCTCCTCGACAATTCTTAATATTAAAAGGGCAAACAGATGGTTCCCGGTAATTGAACCGATTCTAAAACGATATGGAATACCCGACGATTTTAAATACCTTGCAGTAATTGAAAGTAATCTGACGAATGTTGTTTCCCCGGCGGGTGCTGCGGGTTTCTGGCAGTTAATGGCCCCGGTTGCAAAGGAATACGGTCTCGAAGTGAACGATAAAATTGATGAAAGATTTAATATTGAGAAAGCAACTGTTGCCGCATGCCGTTATCTTGAAAAAGCTTTTAATAAGTACGGAAACTGGACAATGGCTGCGGCATCCTACAACTTCGGAATGAACGGTATAGACAAACAGATTGGCCGTCAGAAGTCGCGTAATTATTATAACCTTTATCTGGTGGAAGAAACCAACAGGTTTGTTTTCAGACTTCTGGCCATAAAGGAGATCCTCTCAAATCCCGGTAAATATGGCTTTTTTATTGAAGAAGATCAGCTTTATAAACCGATTGCAACAAAAGAAGTGATTGTAAAAAGAGAGATTAAAGACCTGGCCGGTTTTGCTTCCGCGCAGGGTATTAATTATAAAATACTAAAAATTTTCAATCCCTGGCTGCGCGATAATCATCTTCCTAATCGTTCCGGTAAAGCATACTCTGTTTTAATACCTCTTGAAAGTGAAATTGAGTTAATTGAGGAATAA
- the hpnE gene encoding hydroxysqualene dehydroxylase HpnE, whose protein sequence is MKKSLVIGGGFAGLSAAVYLSNKNHSVTLFESSPKLGGRAYSLLNPETGSYYDNGQHIMMGCYKETLAFLSLINACHLLEKPDSLSITFVKKRGGIYKLSASSHYYPFNLLKALLNFRALRFKSRIKIIDLFLDLVCCYSCDLKGKTIKEWLLDKRQTDEAIRDFWGIIAIGALNTGIERASAPIFASILKRIFFDGTESSAIILAKSGLSELYVNPSLDYLNVKGAEVKLSERVIRFHTEQNKITKVITNRATYDNFDFIISAVPAYSLRQILQSSSIENVRIPELEYSSILNVHLWLSENPFSEPFYGFLDGEIHWLFNHGSHISLTISGADRFNDLTEEKILETIYSDLEIFFAIFKSSLVIDYKIIKEKRATFIPDMKSIELRNTIKSEINNLILAGDWTNTELPSTIESAVLSGRIAADSVD, encoded by the coding sequence ATGAAAAAATCTCTGGTGATTGGTGGCGGATTCGCCGGATTGTCTGCAGCGGTTTACCTGTCTAATAAAAATCATAGTGTCACTCTCTTCGAATCATCTCCAAAACTTGGCGGTCGTGCATACTCACTTCTGAATCCTGAAACCGGTTCCTACTACGATAACGGTCAGCATATAATGATGGGCTGTTACAAGGAAACACTCGCATTTCTTTCTCTTATAAATGCATGTCATCTGCTTGAAAAACCTGATTCACTCTCAATCACTTTTGTAAAAAAGAGGGGGGGGATTTATAAACTTTCCGCGTCTTCACACTACTATCCGTTTAATCTGCTTAAAGCGCTATTAAACTTTAGAGCACTCCGTTTTAAATCCAGGATAAAAATCATCGATCTGTTTCTTGACCTTGTCTGTTGTTATTCGTGCGACCTGAAAGGTAAAACAATTAAAGAATGGCTTCTTGATAAAAGACAGACCGATGAAGCAATAAGAGATTTCTGGGGGATTATTGCAATAGGTGCTTTAAATACCGGGATAGAACGCGCTTCCGCGCCAATCTTTGCCTCTATTCTGAAAAGAATTTTTTTTGACGGGACTGAATCTTCTGCAATAATTTTAGCCAAATCAGGATTGAGCGAATTATATGTTAATCCCTCGCTCGATTATCTTAATGTAAAAGGTGCTGAAGTTAAATTATCTGAAAGAGTGATTAGATTTCATACCGAGCAGAATAAAATTACGAAAGTCATAACTAACCGGGCCACTTATGATAATTTCGATTTCATTATTTCAGCGGTACCAGCATATTCGCTAAGACAGATATTGCAAAGTTCATCAATTGAGAATGTCCGGATTCCCGAACTGGAATACTCATCAATTCTTAATGTCCATCTATGGCTTTCGGAAAATCCTTTTTCTGAACCCTTTTACGGATTTCTGGACGGCGAAATTCACTGGCTCTTCAACCATGGCAGTCACATCTCTTTAACAATCAGCGGAGCCGACCGTTTTAATGACCTTACAGAGGAAAAAATTCTTGAAACAATATATTCGGATTTAGAGATATTTTTCGCTATTTTCAAATCAAGTTTAGTTATTGATTATAAAATCATAAAAGAAAAAAGAGCAACCTTCATTCCCGATATGAAATCAATTGAATTGAGAAATACCATTAAATCTGAAATTAATAATCTGATTCTTGCCGGTGATTGGACTAATACTGAATTACCGTCTACGATTGAAAGCGCGGTCTTAAGCGGCCGCATTGCTGCCGATTCTGTTGATTGA
- the purH gene encoding bifunctional phosphoribosylaminoimidazolecarboxamide formyltransferase/IMP cyclohydrolase — translation MKKIAIISVSYKRNIVEFANELSQLDYQILATGNTARILTQNRIECTEISDFTSFPEIFSGRVKTLNPKIFGGILMRRSNPSDIKEAGENNILPIDIVCVNLYPFPEVVKRSDISHEEKVENIDIGGPSLIRAAAKNYEYVSVLTNPDQYASFLEKLKTGKVDLATRRELAYAAYSYTSYYDTLIANYFEENFGYPKTELRLNFKSSFNLRYGENPHQNAFLYGDFTEYFEILHGRELSYNNIVDLTAAVDLVNDLDTNGCVIVKHTNPCGAAIGNDVYDAYEKALSCDPVSAFGGIVAFNVEVDQKTAEKLNDIFLEIICAPSYSEKALQILGLKKNRRLVRVKKNPSSNELELKHIPGGILAQTKDNSRIEEIELKLVTERELTKSELTDLKFAWVICKHTKSNAIVYVKNKKAIGVGAGQMSRIDSAKIAAEKAKQFGHDLNGAVAASDAFFPFPDGLLEIASHGVTAVIQPGGSVKDEDVIKAANEKNISMVFTGIRNFKH, via the coding sequence TTGAAGAAGATTGCAATTATAAGTGTTTCATATAAGAGAAATATCGTTGAATTCGCAAATGAATTAAGTCAACTCGATTATCAGATTCTTGCTACCGGGAACACCGCCAGAATATTAACTCAGAACAGAATTGAATGTACCGAAATAAGTGATTTTACTTCATTCCCTGAAATCTTCTCCGGAAGGGTGAAAACTCTTAATCCGAAAATATTCGGAGGAATTTTAATGCGTCGCAGCAACCCCTCTGATATTAAAGAAGCAGGAGAAAATAATATTCTGCCGATCGATATTGTTTGTGTTAATCTGTATCCTTTCCCGGAAGTGGTTAAACGCTCTGATATCTCTCACGAGGAGAAAGTTGAGAATATCGACATCGGCGGCCCGAGTCTTATTAGAGCCGCTGCTAAGAATTATGAGTATGTGTCTGTCCTAACCAATCCGGATCAGTATGCCAGCTTTCTCGAAAAATTAAAAACAGGAAAAGTTGATCTCGCAACCCGTAGAGAACTTGCCTACGCTGCTTATTCCTATACTTCATATTATGATACACTGATTGCAAATTACTTTGAAGAAAATTTTGGTTATCCTAAAACAGAATTGCGTCTGAATTTCAAATCATCATTCAACCTGAGGTACGGAGAGAATCCTCATCAGAATGCCTTCCTTTACGGCGATTTTACTGAATACTTCGAAATTCTCCACGGCAGGGAATTATCCTATAACAATATTGTAGATCTTACGGCTGCCGTCGATCTTGTAAACGACCTCGATACTAACGGTTGTGTTATAGTAAAGCATACAAATCCTTGCGGGGCTGCAATCGGAAACGATGTGTATGATGCATACGAAAAGGCTCTTTCATGCGATCCGGTCTCGGCTTTCGGCGGTATTGTTGCATTTAACGTGGAAGTGGATCAGAAAACCGCTGAAAAACTAAATGATATTTTCCTGGAAATAATCTGTGCGCCCTCCTATTCCGAAAAAGCTTTGCAAATACTTGGTCTAAAGAAAAACCGGAGATTGGTAAGAGTTAAGAAAAATCCTTCCTCAAATGAACTGGAACTTAAACACATCCCTGGCGGAATTCTTGCTCAGACAAAAGATAATTCCAGAATAGAAGAAATTGAGTTGAAACTTGTAACCGAAAGAGAACTTACAAAATCGGAACTGACGGATCTCAAATTTGCATGGGTTATTTGCAAGCATACGAAATCGAACGCTATTGTATACGTGAAAAATAAAAAAGCAATAGGCGTTGGTGCCGGACAAATGTCCCGTATCGACTCAGCTAAAATTGCTGCTGAAAAAGCTAAACAGTTCGGCCATGATTTGAATGGAGCCGTAGCCGCAAGCGATGCCTTTTTCCCGTTCCCCGACGGACTTCTCGAGATAGCTTCTCATGGAGTTACCGCGGTTATTCAGCCCGGCGGTTCGGTTAAGGATGAGGATGTAATTAAAGCCGCAAATGAAAAAAATATTTCAATGGTATTTACCGGTATTAGAAACTTTAAACACTAA
- a CDS encoding phosphoribosylglycinamide formyltransferase, whose product MLKIAVFVSGRGSNLKSVFNKVPKEKLRICAVVSDKQDSAALGFAVDNKIQVYLVSEKIKEGFVDYNFLLNEFKKTSIDLIVLAGFLKKIPDSFVDSFENRIINIHPALLPNYGGKGMYGLNVHKAVFENNETVSGATVHFVDKIYDNGKIISREKIDISDCKNPVEIAERVLKIEHELLPFVVEKFADGKIKIVNEEVSILE is encoded by the coding sequence ATGTTGAAGATAGCCGTTTTTGTTTCGGGAAGAGGATCTAACCTTAAATCTGTTTTTAATAAAGTTCCAAAAGAGAAACTTCGGATTTGCGCAGTAGTTAGTGATAAACAGGATTCCGCCGCTCTCGGTTTTGCCGTCGATAATAAAATCCAGGTTTATCTTGTCAGTGAAAAAATTAAAGAAGGTTTTGTTGATTACAACTTTCTCTTAAATGAATTTAAAAAAACTTCAATTGATTTGATTGTTCTTGCCGGATTCTTAAAAAAAATTCCGGATAGTTTTGTTGATTCATTTGAAAACAGAATAATAAATATTCATCCCGCTCTTCTTCCTAACTACGGCGGGAAAGGTATGTACGGATTGAATGTTCATAAAGCGGTTTTCGAAAATAATGAAACCGTTTCCGGCGCTACTGTCCATTTTGTCGATAAAATTTATGATAACGGTAAAATAATTTCCCGGGAAAAAATTGATATCAGCGACTGCAAAAACCCGGTGGAAATTGCAGAAAGGGTACTGAAAATTGAACATGAGTTACTTCCGTTTGTTGTTGAAAAATTTGCCGATGGGAAAATAAAAATTGTTAATGAAGAAGTGAGCATTCTTGAATAA